CAGGACACCGGGAAAGCGGAAATTGGGCGTAGGCATGGGCGATTCGAACATGGCTGGGCAACCGATATAGGGTCCCCGAGGTTCCCGGCAAGGCATGCGGAATTGCAGCCATGACCTGGGCAACTGCCGCGATGCGCCGCCGGCCCTTGCTTGCGGCGGCTTCCGCCGGCCAGAGTTTCGCGTCAAGCCAGTCGATCCGAGGACCAGCCCGATGCCCCTTCCCGCCTCTGCACGCGTCGATATCGAGCGCTTCTGGACGACGATCGAACGCTCGGGCGAGATCGGCGTCGGACGTCCCGGCGGTCTCTCGCGCCTCGCGCTCGGCGATGCCGACAAGGAGATACGCGATCTGTTCGTCGCCTGGTGCCGGGAGGCCGGCCTGACCGTCCGGATCGACGCGATCGGCAACATCTTCGCCCGCCGCGCCGGCCAGGACGACACGCTGCCGCCGGTGATGATGGGCAGCCATCTCGACACGCAGGTGAATGGCGGCCGCTTCGACGGCATCGCCGGTGTCCTTGGTGGGCTCGAAGTCATCCGCACGCTGGATGCCATCGGCCACCGCACGCGCCGCCCGCTAGAACTGGTCAACTGGACCAATGAGGAAGGCGGCCGGTTCTCGCCGCCGATGGTCGGCTCCGGCGTCTTCACCGGCGTCTACACGCTCGACTGGGCGCAGGAGCGCCGCGACGATGACGGCAAGTCGATGGGCGAGGAGCTTCAGCGCGTAAGCTATGCCGGCGAGGCTCAGGCCGCCCCGCCGCCGCTCGACGCCTATTTCGAGTTTCATATCGAGCAGGGCCCGATCCTCGACCGCGAGGGCTTCCAGGTCGGCGTCGTCACCGGCGGCTACGCCAGCACCGGGACGATCGTCGAGTTCCGCGGTGAGACGGCCCATACCGGCCCTTGGCCGATGGAAAAGCGCCGCAACGCCCTGGCCGCGGGCGCGCGGCTGCTGACCGCCGTCGACGATCTCGGCTGGGAGTTCGCCGGCAGCGGCGGCAAGGCGACGGCAGCGCGCCTCGTCGCCTGGCCGAACAAGCCGGGCATCATATCGGACTGGGCGCAGGTGACCTGCGATGTCCGCCATGCCGACCCGGAGGCCGCTGCCGTCATGGCCGAGCGCATGCTGCGCGCCGCCCATGAGGCCGCCGCCCGCGCCTCCTGCGGCATCGAGATTCTCGACACCTGGCGCTGGGGCGGCAAGGTCTTCGCCGAGGAGATGATCGGCCTCGTCCGCGAGACATCGCTCGCTCTCGGCTACCGCACGCGCGACATCCTCAGCCAGGCCGGGCACGACGCCTATTTCCTTGCCCGGGATACGCCGAGCGCGATGATCTTCGCGCCCTGCAAGAACGGCATCACCCACAACAACAACGAACTCAGCACCCGCGAGGATCTGGAACCCGGCCTCAACGTGCTGCTGCGGGCCGTGGTGGCGCGAGCCGATCGCTGATGGGCAGCCCTTGCGATCACATGAACAATCAGTCCAAATTGGATTTATTGTCCAAAATTGACTTGACCCTGCCGACGGGGAGCTTCACAGATCGCGAGTGACGCCCGGCTCATGCGACGGGCACCGACGCCGCATCGGCCGGAGGCTTTCGTGAAGTTCGACATTTTCCAGATGGAGCGGAACCAGACGCTCTTCGAGAACGACGTCGAGATCAACCTGACCGAAAGCGGCGTCCACCCCTGGGCGATCGAGGATATCCTTGGCGAAGAGGCCGCGCGCGACCTGCTCAGGCAGCCGCTCGGCTATGGCTGGACCGACGGCCGGCCGGACCTGCGCGCCAACATCGCCTCCTGGTATCCGGGCGCCACCGCCGCCAACGTGCTGGTGACGAATGGCTCGTCGGAGGCGACGATGATCGCCCTGATGGCGCTGTTCGAGCCCGGCGACGCGTTGGTCGTCGCCCTTCCGAACTTCATGCAGATCGACGGCCTCGGCCGCGCGCTCGGCTTCGATATCCGCCGGCTGGAATTGTCCGGCGAGAGCGATTGGCAGATCGACCCCGCGCGCCTCGTCGATGTCGCGGCCGGTGCCAAGGCCATCGCCGTCACCAACCCCGCCAATCCGACCGGCAGCGTCCTTTCCGCCGCAAGCCGCGCGGCCCTCGTCGAAGCCGCGAAGCGCAACGACGCCTGGCTGATCGTCGACGAGATCTATCGCGGAGGGGAAATCGAAGGCGCGGAGACCGAAACGCTCTGGGGCAGCTACCCCAAGGTCGTCATCACCAGCAGCCTGTCGAAATCCTTCGCCTGCCCCGGCCTTCGGCTCGGCTGGATCGTCGCATCGCCGGACGTCGTCGCGGCAGCCGCCGAGCGGCAGGACTACACCACCATCGGCAGCGGCATCCTCAGCCAGATCCTCGCGGCGGAGGTGATGCGCCCGGAAACGCGCGGGCGCCTGCTCTCGCGCGGCCGCGATCTGCTGCGCACCAACGCCGATCTCGTCGGCCAGTGGATGGCGCGGCACAACGACTGGTCCTGGCGTCGCCCGGAAGCCGGCGGCATGGCCTTCCTGCGCTATCCGCTGGAAATGTCGTCCGAGGACTTCTCGCAGAAGCTGCGCGAGGAGGAGAGCGTCTTCGTCGTCGCCGGAAGCTGGTTCGGCATCGAGAGCCACATCCGCATCGGGATCGGCGTACCGACCGAAACGCTGCAGAAGGGTCTGGTGCGGCTGGATCGTTTTCTGGCCCGGCACAAAGGCTGATAACGGCCTGCCGTCATGCTCGGGCTTGACCCGAGCATCTCCTGCCGAAGGAGGCTCCTGCGCCTCACTTTCCAGAGATTCTCGGGTCAAGCCCGAGAATGATGGCGGAGACGGCCGTTCAGCGCGTGATCCCGTCCAGCACCACACGCGCGATCGCGATGTCCTGGACCGCGAGCCCGGTCAGGTCGGCGATGGTGATGTCGCGATCGGAACGGCGAGCGGGCGCTTGTCCAGCCAGCACGGCCCCAAGCTCGACGCAATCGCTTCGGCCGATCAGCCCGCCGGCCGCAGCCGGAGCGAACTCGCCATGGTCGAGGCTCTGTTCCAGCGAATCTGCGATCCGGATATCGGCGCGCGCGACCAGCGCCGTCTCCAGCTCCTGCTTGCCCGGCGCATCGGCCCCGAGCGCGGTAATATGAACCCCCGGCCCGATCCACTCATCGCGGATAACCGGTCCCGCAGCCGGCGTCGTGGTGATCAGCGCATCGGATTGCGCGCACAACGCCTCCAGATCGTCCACCGGCTCGACGGCGATGCCACCCTTTGCCAGATCGCGCCGCAATGCCTCGAGCCGCTCGGGCGAGCGCGCCCAGGCGGCGAAGCGCGGCTCGCGCTCCCGCAGCAGATGCGCGGCGGCGCGAATCTGGAAGCGCGCCTGCGTGCCCGCGCCCACAACGCCGATCATCCGTGCGTCCCGCCGCATCCCGGCACGGGTCGCAATGGCGCCTGCCAGCCCCGTCCTCAGATCGGTCAGCCAGCCCTCGTCGCGCAGGATGGCGACGACCGCGCCGGTCTCGGCCGAGAGCGCGATCATCATGCCGCTCGTGGTCGGCAGGCCCTTGGCTGGATTTTCGTAGAAGCCGGTCGCGATCTTGACCACGAAGATCGGATCATCAGCGATATGGCCGAACTTGATATGGCAGTCGCCGTTATGTGCGGGAAAGCCGAGATAGCCGACCGGCGGCATCTGCACGCGCCCCGCCGCAGCCGCCCTGAACCCGTCCTCCAGCGCGGCGAAGGCCCGGTCGAGATCGACGGCGGCCTCGATCTCGGCCCGCGTCAGATCAAGCATCCGGCGATCCGTTGGCCTGGTTGAGGTAGTTGTAGACGGTGGCGCGCGCGAGCCCGAGGATGCGCGAGATATAGGCGGCGGCATTGCGACCGCCGAAGGCGCCGTTGGCTGCGAGATCGGCGACCAGCTCGCGCTTCTCGGCACGGCTGAGATTAGTCACGGCCAAGCCCCGCGCCTGCGTCCATTGCTGCACGAACTCGTTGATGCGCTCGTGCCAGTCTTCCTTGAACAGCGCCTGCGGCTTCTCGGTGCCGGCCGGCACGGTCGCGAAGGCGGAGAGTGTCTGCATCAGCGCATGGAAATGCGAGACGTCGACATTGATGCAGAGCACGCCGGCAGCCTTGCCCCCGGCCGAGAGCACGACGCTGATCGATTTCAGCCGCCGCCCGTCCCAGTTCACCTTCTCATAGGGGCCGATCGTCGTCTCGTCGGGATCGAAGCCGATCTCGTCGAGCAGCGAGGGCTCGCCCAGCACGCGCTGCGAAAAGTTCCCGGCGATATGGACGACGCTCTGCGATGCCAGATCGTGCAGCACAACCTCCGCATGCGGCCGGAACAGCAGCGCGACCGCATCGCAGATCGGCACGTAGGGAGCGAGTTCCGGCGTCATGCTCGACCCTCCGGCGCGTCAGCGCGGCTGCGATTTGAGATAGTCGCTGAGCCGCTCGAGCCCGGCCGAGAGATGCTCGCCCGGCGCGCCGATCCCGATGCGGATATAGCCGTCGAGGCCGTAGACGTCGCCCGGCAGCAGCATGATGCCGCGCTCCTCGCGCAGTCGATGCACCAGCTCCGTCGAGTTCATCGAGTGGCTGTACTTGATGAAGGCCATGCCGCCCGCCTTGGGCGGCACGAAGGAGAAGAACTCCTCGTTCGCCTTCACCCAGCTCGTGAGCAATGCGAGGTTTTCCCGGAGGATGGTCTTGCTCCGCTGCAGGATCTCGGCCCGCTTGGCCGGCTGGACGACGATACGCGCGATCTGCTCGCTCAGCGCGCTGGTCGTGATCGAGGTGTAGTCCTTGTTCTGCCAGGCCGTGTAGATATCCGCGGCAGGCCCGACCAGCCAGCCGATGCGCAGGCCCGGCAGCGCCATGGCCTTGGAGAGCCCGCTGGTGATGATCGCCTTCTCGTAGAGATCGGCGAAGCTCGGGGGCTCATCGACCTCGAGCTCGGCGCCCTTGTAGACCTCGTCGGCATGCAGGTAGCAGCCCTGCGCCCGGGCGATCTCGACGAGCGCGTCCATCGTCTCGCGCGAGAGCAGGCTGCCGGTCGGATTGTTGGGATTGCAGATCGTCATCAGCTTGGTGCGCGGCGTGATCGCCTTTCGAACCTCGTCCAGATCGGGCGTCCAGCCCAGCTCTTCGCGCAGCTTCACTTCCTTCACGGTGGCGCCGATCGCACGCGCCCAACCCCAGATCTGCAGGTAGTTCGGCGCGAAGACGATGATCTCGTCGCCGGGCTCGATCAGCGACATCACCATCAGGAAATTGGCTTCGGCCGAACCGTTGGTGACGATCACCTCGTCGGAGCTGCGGTTGCGGTAGAGCTTGGCGATGTCCTCGCGCAATTCGACCGCGCCGTTCGTCCAGCCATAGCCGAGCTCGACATCCATGAGCGTCGCGCGCTGCTCGGCGCTGAGCAATTCGTTGAGCGAATAGGGATGGACGCCGCTATCCGAGAGGTTGAACTCCACGGTGTTCTCGTAGAGCGACTGGATACGCTCCAGGCTGAATTCTTCGATCTTCATGCTGCCCATCCCGTGGCGGCCCGGCCGGCCGCAGCTCTCATGCGAGTATGATGGGCGTGATTTGGACGTCAAGGTCAATTTTGGA
Above is a genomic segment from Bosea sp. NBC_00550 containing:
- a CDS encoding Zn-dependent hydrolase, translated to MPLPASARVDIERFWTTIERSGEIGVGRPGGLSRLALGDADKEIRDLFVAWCREAGLTVRIDAIGNIFARRAGQDDTLPPVMMGSHLDTQVNGGRFDGIAGVLGGLEVIRTLDAIGHRTRRPLELVNWTNEEGGRFSPPMVGSGVFTGVYTLDWAQERRDDDGKSMGEELQRVSYAGEAQAAPPPLDAYFEFHIEQGPILDREGFQVGVVTGGYASTGTIVEFRGETAHTGPWPMEKRRNALAAGARLLTAVDDLGWEFAGSGGKATAARLVAWPNKPGIISDWAQVTCDVRHADPEAAAVMAERMLRAAHEAAARASCGIEILDTWRWGGKVFAEEMIGLVRETSLALGYRTRDILSQAGHDAYFLARDTPSAMIFAPCKNGITHNNNELSTREDLEPGLNVLLRAVVARADR
- a CDS encoding aminotransferase class I/II-fold pyridoxal phosphate-dependent enzyme, which produces MKFDIFQMERNQTLFENDVEINLTESGVHPWAIEDILGEEAARDLLRQPLGYGWTDGRPDLRANIASWYPGATAANVLVTNGSSEATMIALMALFEPGDALVVALPNFMQIDGLGRALGFDIRRLELSGESDWQIDPARLVDVAAGAKAIAVTNPANPTGSVLSAASRAALVEAAKRNDAWLIVDEIYRGGEIEGAETETLWGSYPKVVITSSLSKSFACPGLRLGWIVASPDVVAAAAERQDYTTIGSGILSQILAAEVMRPETRGRLLSRGRDLLRTNADLVGQWMARHNDWSWRRPEAGGMAFLRYPLEMSSEDFSQKLREEESVFVVAGSWFGIESHIRIGIGVPTETLQKGLVRLDRFLARHKG
- a CDS encoding ornithine cyclodeaminase family protein, whose protein sequence is MLDLTRAEIEAAVDLDRAFAALEDGFRAAAAGRVQMPPVGYLGFPAHNGDCHIKFGHIADDPIFVVKIATGFYENPAKGLPTTSGMMIALSAETGAVVAILRDEGWLTDLRTGLAGAIATRAGMRRDARMIGVVGAGTQARFQIRAAAHLLREREPRFAAWARSPERLEALRRDLAKGGIAVEPVDDLEALCAQSDALITTTPAAGPVIRDEWIGPGVHITALGADAPGKQELETALVARADIRIADSLEQSLDHGEFAPAAAGGLIGRSDCVELGAVLAGQAPARRSDRDITIADLTGLAVQDIAIARVVLDGITR
- a CDS encoding helix-turn-helix transcriptional regulator, translated to MTPELAPYVPICDAVALLFRPHAEVVLHDLASQSVVHIAGNFSQRVLGEPSLLDEIGFDPDETTIGPYEKVNWDGRRLKSISVVLSAGGKAAGVLCINVDVSHFHALMQTLSAFATVPAGTEKPQALFKEDWHERINEFVQQWTQARGLAVTNLSRAEKRELVADLAANGAFGGRNAAAYISRILGLARATVYNYLNQANGSPDA
- a CDS encoding aminotransferase class I/II-fold pyridoxal phosphate-dependent enzyme, with product MKIEEFSLERIQSLYENTVEFNLSDSGVHPYSLNELLSAEQRATLMDVELGYGWTNGAVELREDIAKLYRNRSSDEVIVTNGSAEANFLMVMSLIEPGDEIIVFAPNYLQIWGWARAIGATVKEVKLREELGWTPDLDEVRKAITPRTKLMTICNPNNPTGSLLSRETMDALVEIARAQGCYLHADEVYKGAELEVDEPPSFADLYEKAIITSGLSKAMALPGLRIGWLVGPAADIYTAWQNKDYTSITTSALSEQIARIVVQPAKRAEILQRSKTILRENLALLTSWVKANEEFFSFVPPKAGGMAFIKYSHSMNSTELVHRLREERGIMLLPGDVYGLDGYIRIGIGAPGEHLSAGLERLSDYLKSQPR